A window of Malania oleifera isolate guangnan ecotype guangnan chromosome 5, ASM2987363v1, whole genome shotgun sequence contains these coding sequences:
- the LOC131155307 gene encoding monothiol glutaredoxin-S2-like has translation MDMVMSLGSEKPVVIFSKSSCCMSHSIQKLISSYGANPEVHELDKVPSGKEMESACKLLGQSAETSSTAHVPAVFIGHQFVGGANEVMSLHIQGKLAPLLIQAKAIWVWKG, from the coding sequence ATGGATATGGTGATGAGTTTGGGGTCTGAAAAGCCAGTGGTGATCTTCAGCAAGAGCAGTTGCTGCATGTCCCATAGCATCCAGAAGCTGATATCCAGCTATGGCGCAAACCCTGAAGTTCACGAGCTCGACAAAGTCCCGAGTGGAAAGGAGATGGAGAGCGCTTGCAAGCTGCTGGGGCAAAGTGCTGAAACTTCCAGCACTGCCCATGTCCCAGCTGTGTTCATTGGTCATCAATTTGTCGGAGGTGCCAATGAGGTCATGAGCCTCCATATCCAGGGCAAGCTCGCTCCACTGCTCATCCAGGCTAAAGCTATATGGGTTTGGAAAGGATAG